GAACCGTAATTCTATGGTGCCAAATAATATATTTTCGTTTCGTATCCGCATGCCTCCACCTAATCCAAAATAAAAGCCTGAATTGGAATAATTTTTATTTTCAGGTGTAAAGAATGCAATGTCGGCAGATGCAAACGGCGCAAATTTAAAACCCAACGCTTTATATTTTAAAAAAAATATTGTTTCTGTATGCACATTTGAACGCTGGTGTCCGCTTGCCGAATCAGAAGAGATGTATTGAAGCCCAAATACATTATTAATACCTAGCGGATCCAGGCCAATGCGGTTGAATTGCTTTGTATAACTAAACCTCAGGTATTGCCGCATCTTTAAATTTCTGAAGCTAAAAACACGACTGAAGATACTGGCACCCGTTAAAATCGTTGCATCCTGAATTTTGCCTCCATTTAAAAAGCTTCCTGCACGTAAGAAGTACTGCCTCACATATCCCCTGTCTGTTACAACATAACGGTTGGCATCAATTCCGTAATATAACCTCTCCATGTGCAGCTGTTTATACCAACCCGTAGTTAACGCAATATTATAACCATAAGGAACATCTTCTGTGATACCAAAACCAAAAACATAATTTGTTTTATAAAAGTTTTGCCTGAAAAACGTGAATTGAGCTAGTACGGCTTCCTGATCATTGAACCTGAAATTGAATTCGTTGTTTACCTGGTATGGACCCGGGTTAAACCTGTTTCGAAAATAGCGAATGCTGATAAATTGCCTGTTTAGCATACTTTTCAGAAATAGGAATTTACGTATGCCAAGATTATATCCAATCCATGCATCATACTTATCGAAATGATAATAATAGAACAAGCTATCGGGTTTTACATAATTATTATAAGTTTGGCTGTGAGCAAACTTTACAGCACCTGCAACATGCAGGTATTGCGATACCAGGGGTCTTTCAATTGCAACATGCCAGGTATGTTCATCTGTGGTGCCATTGTACAGGTCGGAATTGATTGTTGAATAGCCAATGGTTGCATTAATGAAAGTATTGGCTATACTGTTTTTTATGTAAAGTATTTCATAACCAAAATCAGGGTCTCGATTTTTTTCGAGCACTGTCGTAAACTGAACCCGTTGAGCCGTTCCCATTATATTTACATCTCCTATAATTGCTTTAAACCGGTCTTTAGTAACCTGGTTAAGTTGAAATGCAATGCTAAGGAAGTCTTTGGTGACAACTATCAAATCAATGGAATCGGGTTCATTGGCAATGGTATCTACGAATATTCGTGCATCATGTATATAATCCAATGAACGAAGATACCTTTCATTATCTGCCACTACATTAGCATTGAGTGCAGTCCTTTCTTTTATAAACAGATTGTTGCGTATTATCTTTTCTTTTGTAATTCTATGCAGGTGTTTTACAAAATCTTTACCGAAATAGCTGATTTCTTTTGCCGTATCTGTAAGTGTTTTATCAAACCCGAATTCTTTGATTAGTATATGCCTGATGCCTTTACCCTGGTGAGGCAGAAATGGCAATTCATTTTTACTGATGAGCACACCCGGCTGCATGGATGTGTCTACACTTTTTCGAGTTATTACATTTAAAAGAAACCGTGTAAATGTTATGTTTTTTGGTGGAGGGCTCTGTGAGGTAGAGTCGTTTATTTGAGCATATACACTACAATAAGGAAAAAATGCAAAGCAGCAAGCAATGCAAAAGCAAACACTATTTTTTGCCTTGAACATATTCAGTGGCGTTTCCTTCGGGCACAGGAAAACTAAAGTGTTCAGATTTGCTGTAGGGCATCATTTAGGATTAGCAATTTATTGAATGTCTGTGTTATAAATTTGACTCCTTCTTTTTAAGTAATTTTTGTGCTCTCAATAACTTTCTTTGCGCACGCCTGTCAGGTAATGAAATATCTTCTCCTATCAGAAGACCCCAGGGAGGCCGGATTTCAGCTGCATCAAAAATCAATTTAAGGATAGATAACAGTGGAATGGCAAGAAACATTCCTGTAATACCCCAAATGGCTCCCCCGGAAAGGACTCCGCACAAAGTAGCCATCGCATTCATTTTCAATTTGGAACCTACCACCTTCAATAATATGAAATTGGCATCGATAAGGTGAACACTTATCAGTACGATAGCTACTCCGAGTACTGTACCCGGGGAATTGGTAGTGTAAGTAACGATCATACTCAGGATACAGGCGGTGAATATACCAAGGTAAGGAATAATATTCAATACGGCTGCAATTACACCCAGCAAAAACGCATATTTAACGCCAAGGATAAAAAATGCCGTGCAATTCAATACAGCCACTATGATCATTTCTGTGAATATACCAACCACGTATCCTTTTATCACAGTCCTGGATTTGTTAAGCACCTCCTGTACCAGGGTAGTGTTTTTTTCTGAAAAGCTCCTGATAAGAAAAAGCACGATTAGTCCTCTGTAATACAATAGCAGAAAGGTATAAACGGGGATCAAAATCATGTAAAGGACGGTATTTGAAACTGTGTTAAAGGTGTTTCCCACAAAGGTGGTCGAGTTGTATAGGTTTTTGAACGAAACGGCATCAAGAAGTTGATTTGTTTTTTCGGCACTTAGATGAAAATTCTCCTGTAATTTTTCTGTAAGATTTTTAAGCCCTGTATTCAATTGGTTTATAAATCCTGGCAATTCTTTTTTAAACCTGTAGATCTGAGAAGATACCAGATAAAATACAATTAACCCAATAAGGATAAAAAGGATGAAAGAGAGGAATGCCGCCAACCCCCTGGGTATTCTATGCCGTTCCAGGTAATTGCAGGGAGCAACCAGCAACATAGCAAACAAAATAGCGAAAACAATTGGCACCAGGATATGCTGCGCTTGATAAAGTATCAATATTATAAGTACGATACTAAAAAGGCCAAGACACAATCTGATAGTAAAAGGAAATATGACAAGCTTTTGCATGTGTAATCTGACAATCGTTAGGTTTATGGAAAAGGGATGTCATTTAAAAAAGTAAGTAATTTCCCTGGTTATTTGGCCAGGTAGCAGCGGCGAATTTTTCTGCCATGCTTCATCACCTGTGAATTCTATCATTCTCATATAATTGTTTTGCTGTGATTAACAATAATGAAAAATTGTTTTCTAAAATATGGTTGACATGCTGTAAGGACGGTCCGGATGATCCTATTTCCTGGACAACTCCAGTTGTATATTTTTTATTACATGAGGACCTTATTTAATTCAACAGCACGATAAATTCAGAATTCCTGTTCAACCTCATATGTGCCATTGATTAATATCATTGATTTCAAGTCCAATAAACAATAAATTTAAAAAAATAATTTAACATGAAAAGGATGACATTAACCTTACTGGTACTATTGGGTTTAGCCTCAGCCGCAACGGCCCAGGAACCCAAAAAGAAAGCGCCATCGCCACAAAAGACAGAACAGGAAAAACAGGCCATATCCGAATGTGTCATGATGAAAGGTGGTAAAATGTTTCATTATAAGGACGGAAAGGAAACTGCCATTACAAATGAAACAATATTTCATGAAATGAAAGTTATGCCCGACGGGACCTGTAAAATGAAGAATGGGAAATCAATGAAACTAAAAGAGGGCGAATGTTGTGATACAAAAGCAGCAATTCATAAAGACTGTCAGAAAATGATGATGAAGAAAGGTTAATAAGGGAAATGACATCTCGCTGATTAATTTAAAAGGAATTTTCAAAACCTTCCAAGATGTAATTGACGCAAATCAGGGCCGAAAATCTGGCCAGCAATTCGGACAGCATATTTAGACTTTGAAAATATTACGATCCCTTATACGTGCAGGTAACCTTTGACAGGAAAAGCACTTTTTGCAAGAGCTTCTTTTTTGAACTGTTTAACCTTAGGTACCGTTAACCACGTTAGGGCTTCAGCAGCGCATTAATCATGCCATTGAAGATAAAATAATGAAAGGGAAGTACACAGTACCAATATAACCGGCCCCAAATACCCTTGGGCCGGAAGGTGGCGGTCTGCATCAGACAATATTGGTTGTTTTCCTGAACGATCTGAAATTCCAACCAGGCTTCCCCAGGTAATTTCATTTCAGCAAATAGCAGCAGGCGTTTGTTCGTTTTATCGGCTACCAGTACACGCCAGAAATCCAGTGCGTCACCACTGGATATACTCAAACGGCTGGTACGGCCTCTCCGGAGACCTACACCGCCAAATGCTTTATCGAGCAGTCCACGTATCTTCCAAAGGGCATTACCGTAATACCAGCCTGTATTTCCTCCAATGTTCCATATCTTTTGCAGCACTGCCTGATCATCACCTGTGATGCTGCGGCGCTTTATATCTTTAAAACAACCGAATACCGGTACCTCAATATTCCTGATGATTTGTGGGTTGGCATTGGAAGCGCTAAAAGCATCTTTCCAACTACTGATCACTTCCTGCTGTTCAATTTTTTGAAAAGCCAGCGACACTGCCTCCTTGTAGGTAAGCAAAATAATGCCCAACCGCTGTGCAAGGTCATTGGGCCTGCATACCACATCTACTTTCATACTATCTACCAGGTTTACAGCCAGCGGGTAGGAGGTAGAGGCTACAAAATACAGCCAGTAACTCGACAATCGCGGTGTCATGACCGGTACCGTAATAATATGTCGTTTTAAGCCGCGGACTTCTGCAAACTGCAACAGCATTTGTTTATAGGTAAGAACGGTAGGTCCGCCAATATCATAATCCTGGTTGAATGTTTCCTTCAGCAGCAGTATGCCGGTCAGAAAACCGATCACGTTGCGGATACCGATCGGCTGACATTTCGTGTTCACCCATTTCGGAGCTATCATAATTGGCAGCTTCTCCACCAGGTCGCGGATGATTTCAAAAGATGAGCTGCCCGAGCCCACTACAATACCAGCTCTTAAAACAGTTATCGGCACTTTGCCCACGCGCAGTATTTTTTCTACTGCCAGCCTCGACGACAAATGCCTAGAAAGTTGATCGGCATTCACTATGCCGCTCAGGTATATGATTTGTTGACAGCGCGTGTTTTCTGTAAGCTGCTGAAATTTGGTAGCGGCTTGTTGCTCTGCAGCTTCAAAGGAAGGCCCTTCCCGCATGGAATGGATCAGGAAATATGCCACGTCAATATCTTCGGGAAATTGTACCTGCGGACTGTCCGGCGAAAAATCGGTTTCAATGATATTGACACCGGCTGGTAAATGACTGGTATTAAAACGTTGCCTGCTTCGCACACAGCAGGTAATGCGGTGTCCCAACTCCACCAGCACCGGGGCCAGACGTTGACCAACATAACCATTCGCTCCCGTGATCAGTATATGCATAACTTGTTTTATTCAGTGTCAAATGCCTGCGGCCAGGAACCGGGTTTGGCATAAGTTAACCGTGCCAGTCGTTCGGTCTGGTGATAACTGTCAAGGCCTGAACAGGTAAGGGTGCCTGCTTTTTCAAGATCTACAAACCCATCTTTCTGCAGGCAATCGGCAGGCATCGATACATGCATGATCTCTGAAAGTAATAAGGTAGTACCATTAAGGGCAATATCAATTTTTTCACGCATTACAGCGCCGATCCTGATCCTGCTTTCCTGGACAAAGGGCGCGTCAATACCAGCTTCGTAGGCTTCGGTTAAACCGGTCGCGGTAAACTCAGAATTGCCGGCTGGAAAACGGGCCGAAGCCTGGTGCGCCTGCACATACATCGAAGCATGTACATGATTTACGGTGAACTGCTGCCTTGCGATGATATTGGACAAGGTATGCCTTTCTTCCGTCCCCGGCCTGAAAATCAGTCCAAACAAAGCTGGGTGAGCCCCTATGTGAAAAAAGGAACTGAACGGGGCCAAGTTGGTAATGTTAGACAAGCTTTTAGTGCCCACGATCACCAGGCTTTTAAAACCTCCCAGTGAATTAATAAAGGTTGCCCGGTACAGCTGCTCAAAAGCTTCGATGGCGGATTTATTAAAAATGCTAATGTCCATTCTTATTACATTAAAATTAGTGATTTAGGTACCAGATAGCGGCGTTCAATACGTTTGCAAAACTTACCCAGGCCAGGTATGGCCATTGCAGGTTGGCCGCCTTGCCTGATACCCGGTAAAACTGGCGGATCATAAGAATGATGAACAACCACAACAATACAATATCAATAAAGGCAATGCCAATCCAATGAAAGCGGAAAAACAAAATGCTCCACCAGAAATTCAACACGAGCTGTATGAAAAACAATAAAATGGCTTGTTTCTTTTTCTCAGAAGAAGGTTCCCGTAGCAGTAGGTAAAAGGAGACGCCCATTAAAATATACAATGCGGTCCATACAGGACCAAAAACAGTATTCGGTGGATTGAAAAAAGGTTTTGCAAGACCCGGATACCAATTTTGTA
The Niastella koreensis GR20-10 genome window above contains:
- a CDS encoding AI-2E family transporter, with amino-acid sequence MQKLVIFPFTIRLCLGLFSIVLIILILYQAQHILVPIVFAILFAMLLVAPCNYLERHRIPRGLAAFLSFILFILIGLIVFYLVSSQIYRFKKELPGFINQLNTGLKNLTEKLQENFHLSAEKTNQLLDAVSFKNLYNSTTFVGNTFNTVSNTVLYMILIPVYTFLLLYYRGLIVLFLIRSFSEKNTTLVQEVLNKSRTVIKGYVVGIFTEMIIVAVLNCTAFFILGVKYAFLLGVIAAVLNIIPYLGIFTACILSMIVTYTTNSPGTVLGVAIVLISVHLIDANFILLKVVGSKLKMNAMATLCGVLSGGAIWGITGMFLAIPLLSILKLIFDAAEIRPPWGLLIGEDISLPDRRAQRKLLRAQKLLKKKESNL
- a CDS encoding DUF6799 domain-containing protein, whose translation is MKRMTLTLLVLLGLASAATAQEPKKKAPSPQKTEQEKQAISECVMMKGGKMFHYKDGKETAITNETIFHEMKVMPDGTCKMKNGKSMKLKEGECCDTKAAIHKDCQKMMMKKG
- a CDS encoding SDR family oxidoreductase; the protein is MHILITGANGYVGQRLAPVLVELGHRITCCVRSRQRFNTSHLPAGVNIIETDFSPDSPQVQFPEDIDVAYFLIHSMREGPSFEAAEQQAATKFQQLTENTRCQQIIYLSGIVNADQLSRHLSSRLAVEKILRVGKVPITVLRAGIVVGSGSSSFEIIRDLVEKLPIMIAPKWVNTKCQPIGIRNVIGFLTGILLLKETFNQDYDIGGPTVLTYKQMLLQFAEVRGLKRHIITVPVMTPRLSSYWLYFVASTSYPLAVNLVDSMKVDVVCRPNDLAQRLGIILLTYKEAVSLAFQKIEQQEVISSWKDAFSASNANPQIIRNIEVPVFGCFKDIKRRSITGDDQAVLQKIWNIGGNTGWYYGNALWKIRGLLDKAFGGVGLRRGRTSRLSISSGDALDFWRVLVADKTNKRLLLFAEMKLPGEAWLEFQIVQENNQYCLMQTATFRPKGIWGRLYWYCVLPFHYFIFNGMINALLKP
- a CDS encoding flavin reductase family protein, whose protein sequence is MDISIFNKSAIEAFEQLYRATFINSLGGFKSLVIVGTKSLSNITNLAPFSSFFHIGAHPALFGLIFRPGTEERHTLSNIIARQQFTVNHVHASMYVQAHQASARFPAGNSEFTATGLTEAYEAGIDAPFVQESRIRIGAVMREKIDIALNGTTLLLSEIMHVSMPADCLQKDGFVDLEKAGTLTCSGLDSYHQTERLARLTYAKPGSWPQAFDTE
- a CDS encoding TspO/MBR family protein; this encodes MNKWLTIVLCIGLPLAVGGVSAYVTVQNIQNWYPGLAKPFFNPPNTVFGPVWTALYILMGVSFYLLLREPSSEKKKQAILLFFIQLVLNFWWSILFFRFHWIGIAFIDIVLLWLFIILMIRQFYRVSGKAANLQWPYLAWVSFANVLNAAIWYLNH